Proteins found in one Mangifera indica cultivar Alphonso chromosome 15, CATAS_Mindica_2.1, whole genome shotgun sequence genomic segment:
- the LOC123197349 gene encoding RAB11-binding protein RELCH homolog isoform X4: MDVERSSLCNCVVNFLLEEKYLLTAFELLQELLEDGRDDQAIRLREFFSDSAQFPPNLISRFNSLRVADPQSLLEEKLALEEKLAISDYELRLAQEDITKLKTDIDKKIDLPKNNLNVAADNVNHETDFQWKKSDACLSDLGPLKDNERRDLNFAIKEYLLLAGYRLTTMTFYEEVTDQNLDVWDNTPACVPDALRHYYYQYLSSTSQAAEEKIAILRENESLLKANESSKIEKESLLKKKEVSNGQISVLTKSLEVLHKELKDRENLVQDLRKALEHQRKELYDCRAEIAALKMHIEVSRSLQNLVATDVDVVQSQPFEKYKEEIKVLQMEIERLKEKSTNAPDSVVSAYSESMQTEEKVVEVDENKTVISHPVSLVKSEEAQSFATRSFDDNSIKLTKDVLRESMTNPSYENNALANIQSIPKQNDEPPPEDSGLNLKSGSLSSEADKAGLGTIHILADALPKIVPYVLINHREELLPLIMCAIECHPDGSMRDSLTHTLFNLIKRPDEQQRKIIMDACVTLAKNVGEMRTEMELLPQCWEQINHMYEERRLLVAQSCGQLAEFVRPEIRDSLILSIVQQLIEDAATVVREAAARNLAMLLPLFRNLDKYFKVEDLMFQLTGDLSGVVVETTLKELVPAVIKWGNKLDHILTVLLSNILSSAQHCPALSGVEGSMESQLRVLGDRDHWKIEVLLRMLVELLPFVRQNAIETCPFSSASLARGAFPSTLLELYAGGHVDWPAFEWMHANCFPDLILLACMLPQKEDNLRNRVTKFLLAVSEQFGDSYLTYLMLPVFLVAVGDNADLTYFPLTIHSRIKCLRPKTVVAEKLATMCVLPLLLAGVLGSPSKRDQLEDYLRKLLVEGTMKENHSLKHSAEINYAVRFLCTFEEYHGVVFNILWEMVVSSNSDMKINAANLLKVIVPYTDAKVASTHVLPALVTLGSEQDLDVKYASIDAFGAVAQHFKNDTIVDKIRVQMDAFLEDGSQEATVAVVRALVVAVPQTTDRLRDYLLSKIFHLSAMPTSSTDLMHRRERANAFCESIRALDASDLSVTSVQDFLLPAIQNLLKDPDALDPAHKEALEIILKERTGVSYDTISKATGAHLGIASSVTSFFGEGGLLGKKEIAGLLPPPLEPVEPPATNTVPSLPAEDTRFRRIMRRSLTDMLRGKTKTAEDK; the protein is encoded by the exons TTGCAGATCCACAGAGTTTACTGGAAGAGAAATTAGCGCTCGAAGAGAAATTAGCAATTAGTGATTATGAACTCCGTTTAGCACAAGAGGACATTACAAAATTAAAGACTGATATAGACAAGAAGATTGATTTACCGAAGAATAATTTAAATG TTGCTGCTGACAATGTGAATCATGAAACTGACTTTCAATGGAAGAAGAGCGATGCTTGTTTGTCTGATTTGGGTCCTTTGAAGGATAATGAACGTAGAGATCTTAATTTTGCTATAAAGGAATATTTACTTCTAGCAGGATACCGGCTTACAACAATGACTTTTTATGAAGAG GTTACAGACCAAAACTTAGATGTTTGGGACAACACACCTGCATGTGTACCAGATGCCTTACggcattattattatcaatatctTTCATCCACTTCACAGGCTGCTGAG GAGAAAATTGCTATACTTCGAGAAAATGAATCATTGCTAAAAGCGAATGAGAGTTCGAAAATAGAAAAGGAGAgcttattgaaaaaaaaagaagtttccAATGGCCAAATAAGTGTATTAACCAAGTCATTAGAAGTGCTTCATAAGGAACTTAAGGACAGGGAGAACTTG GTGCAAGATTTGAGGAAAGCTTTGGAGCACCAACGGAAGGAACTTTATGATTGCAGAGCTGAAATCGCTGCACTCAAAATGCACATTGAAGTATCCCGTTCTTTGCAGAATTTGGTAGCTACTGATGTTGATGTTGTCCAATCTCAGccctttgaaaaatacaaagaaGAGATAAAAGTTTTGCAGATGGAAATTGAAAGACTAAAGGAAAAAAGTACAAATGCTCCTGACTCTGTAGTTTCTGCATATTCCGAGTCTATGCAGACTGAAGAAAAAGTAGTTGAAGTGGATGAAAACAAAACTGTAATCTCTCACCCAGTTAGTTTGGTTAAAAGTGAAGAAGCTCAGTCATTCGCAACTCGTAGCTTTGATGATAACAGTATTAAACTAACTAAGGATGTTTTACGAGAGTCAATGACAAATCCTTCATATGAAAATAATGCTTTAGCAAACATTCAAAGTATTCCCAAACAGAATGATGAGCCACCTCCAGAAGACAGTGGGCTCAATCTGAAATCAGGCAGTCTTAGCAGTGAAGCTGACAAAGCG GGTTTAGGAACCATTCACATCCTTGCAGATGCCTTGCCCAAGATTGTTCCCTATGTCCTAATAAACCATCGAGAG GAGCTTCTTCCTCTGATAATGTGTGCGATTGAGTGCCATCCAGATGGCAGCATGCGAGATTCCCTAACCCACACACtgtttaatttgatcaaacGTCCAGATGAACAgcagagaaaaattattatggaT GCTTGTGTTACCCTTGCTAAGAACGTTGGAGAGATGAGAACAGAAATGGAATTGCTTCCACAGTGTTGGGAACAG ATAAACCACATGTATGAAGAACGTCGGTTGCTTGTTGCACAATCATGTGGACAGCTTGCAGAATTTGTCCGGCCTGAGATTCGTGATTCTCTTATTTTGTCTATTGTGCAACAACTAATAGAAGATGCAGCGACTGTTGTCCGAGAGGCTGCTGCTCGTAATCTGGCTATGCTGCTTCCACTCTTTCGGAATTTGGACAAATATTTCAAG GTGGAGGATTTGATGTTCCAATTGACTGGCGATCTATCTGGAGTGGTGGTAGAAACAACACTTAAAGAACTAGTTCCTGCAGTGATAAAATGGGGAAACAAATTGGACCATATTTTGACTGTGTTACTTTCTAACATCTTGAGCTCTGCTCAG CATTGTCCAGCTCTTTCTGGGGTTGAAGGGTCTATGGAGTCACAGCTGCGTGTTTTAGGTGATAGAGACCACTGGAAAATTGAAGTTCTACTGAGAATGCTGGTAGAATTGCTTCCTTTTGTGCGGCAGAATGCAATCGAGACGTGCCCATTTTCGTCTGCTTCATTGGCACGGGGAGCTTTTCCTAGTACCTTGCTTGAATTATATGCAGG GGGACATGTTGACTGGCCGGCATTTGAATGGATGCATGCCAACTGCTTTCCTGATTTAATACTGCTGGCCTGCATGCTACCTCAGAAAGAAGATAATTTGAGGAACCGAGTTACTAAG TTTTTGTTGGCTGTGTCTGAACAATTTGGGGATTCTTACCTAACGTACTTAATGCTGCCTGTATTCTTGGTAGCAGTCGGGGATAATGCAGATTTGACATATTTTCctttaaccattcattcaagaATCAAAT GTCTGAGACCGAAAACTGTTGTGGCTGAGAAACTTGCTACTATGTGTGTGCTGCCACTTCTCTTGGCTGGTGTTTTAGGTTCTCCCAGCAAACGTGATCAATTAGAGGACTACTTGAGAAAGCTGTTAGTTGAAGGCACCATGAAAGAGAATCATTCACTGAAGCACAGTGCTGAGATTAATTATGCTGTCCGCTTCCTCTG CACATTTGAAGAATATCATGGTGtggtatttaatattttatgggaAATGGTTGTCAGCTCCAACTCGGATATGAAAATCAATGCTGCCAATCTTTTGAAAGTCATT GTACCGTATACTGATGCAAAAGTTGCTTCTACTCATGTTCTTCCTGCATTAGTTACTCTTGGGTCTGAGCAAGACCTGGATGTGAAGTATGCAAGCATAGATGCATTTGGAGCTGTGGCACAACATTTCAAAAATGACaca ATTGTTGATAAGATACGAGTTCAAATGGATGCCTTTCTTGAAGATGGATCCCAGGAGGCAACTGTTGCTGTGGTCCGTGCATTGGTCGTGGCAGTACCACAAACAACAGATAGACTCAGAGATT ATTTGTTGTCCAAGATTTTCCATCTTTCAGCAATGCCAACTTCTTCAACTGATCTGATGCATCGTCGCGAGAGAGCTAATGCTTTCTGTGAATCAATTCGTGCTTTGGATGCTTCAG ATCTTTCTGTGACTAGTGTCCAGGACTTCCTGTTACCAGCCATACAAAACCTGTTAAAGGATCCCGATGCACTGGACCCGGCACATAAAGAAGCCCTTGAAATAATACTGAAAGAAAGGACTGGTGTAAGTTATGACACTATCAGTAAGGCCACGGGTGCTCATCTTGGGATTGCATCATCTGTTACCAGCTTCTTCGGTGAAGGCGGacttctgggcaagaaagaaattGCAGGGCTGCTACCACCACCTCTTGAGCCAGTTGAGCCACCAGCCACAAACACTGTGCCATCTCTTCCGGCCGAGGACACTAGATTCAGGCGAATCATGAGGAGAAGTTTGACAGATATGCTAAGGGGCAAAACAAAGACCGCAGAAGACAAGTAA